The Candidatus Nanohalovita haloferacivicina region GAACTCCCAATTCAAGTCTGATTCAAGCTCGCTCCCAACGAGTTTGAACCGATCGATCAAAGTTCGTGTCCCACCACGAACAGCGATCAAGTCTTATAATACGTTCTTTTCTAAGCTTGTTTATAAATCTTCGGCCGTTTTTGGGCAATAACACTGTTCATTCTGTATCAACACCGATCGTTCACGACTGTTCATACTATCGCTAAACCTGCTACAGAAGGCCTAACTATTTTGAAAAAACAAAACTCCACTGGAAACAAGGGTTGTGAGGTGTAATGACAGTATTCTTCTAAAAGTTTCAGACACAGAAAGTAACTATGGTTGACGTTGAAACTGTAAAGAAGGTCGCAAAGAACGCAAGGATCAAACTTGAGGAAGGAGAAGCAGAAGAATTCAAGGAGGACTTCGACAACATTCTAGAGAAATTCTCATCTCTTGACGAAGTAGATACCGAAGATGTAGAACCTGCATTCCATCCAGTAGAAGTTGAATCAAAGACCAGGCCTGACGAAAAAGAAGAAACACTGGACAGAGAAGAAGTATTCCAGAACACTGACAACGAGGAAGAAGGATTCTTCAAAGGCCCAAGCGCATAATAACACAATGAAAATAGGAATAGTCTCCGACACCCACGACAACATAGAAAAAGCGGAGAAAGCCGCAGACTTCTTCGAAGGCCGTGTAGAAAAAGTATTCCACTGCGGCGACATGGTTGCGCCATTCACAGCAGAAGTATTCGACAGAGACTTCGAGTTCTACTCAGTAAGAGGAAACAATGATGGGGAATGGAACCTCAAACAGGCAGTACAGAAATTCGGAGATTTCCACAATAATATGATGGAGGTCGAAGTTGACAGCCTGAAAATCGCGGTATACCACGGAACTGAGGAAGAGATAGTTAACGGCTTGGTAGAGAAAGATTACGATTATGTATTCAGAGGCCACACTCATGAGAGAAAACTTGAGGAAAAAGGAGATACAGTAGAGGTTAATCCTGGCGGGATAAAGTTGCCAGGCCAGGAAGAAGGTTTTTCGGTCGCGGTTCTTTATACGGAGCAGCAGGAGATAGAGTTCCATCTAATGGAGGAGTGAATTAATGGATTTGAAGTGTCCGGAGTGTGGTGGAGAAATGAGTTTTCAGGGGTACAGGCCTTTATTCCCTAAATGCACTTCCTGCGAGAAGAATTTTCATGTTGATGATTGTGTTAGAGAAGAGTAGGTTGGTAGCAGAATTTTGTTGCTATTTATCTGTCGCTCTGACGAAGCATAACATTGTATCCAAGATCGGAGCGGCCATCGTGGTTTCCGAGTCTCTCTAGGGCGTCTAGTACTACTTTGATTTCGTCTACCTTTCTCTCGACTTGTTCGCTAACATGGCCGAAATTTCTCATTGTTTTCTGGAGGTTTCTTCTCTGCTCTTCTGCTGAAGTGGCAAGTATCTCTGTAGTATTGTCTAATCTGCCGCTGTAGGTAAGCTCTTCTGGCCTCTCACTAAAGGCTGTGAAATCGTCTCTGGATTGTGGTTTAAGATCGCTTATGGCGTAGGGGTGTTCGTGGATATGCTCTGGTCCGAACTCACTTGCGTACTCTGGCTTCGAAGTCTTAAGAAGTGAAGAGTGTACACTCATGTCGTTTGATATGTGAGAATGCCCTGAGAATAGAACAGTAGTATCGAATTCTGACGCCAGTTTTTCTGCATTATCTGCCATTCCGACAGACCTCTTCTGTATTGAAAGTGGAACACCTGAGTCCTCATAGAAAGGACCTTTCTCAGGTTCAAGTCCATGAACTTCTGTATCATTCTCCTCTAGAGCTTCAAAGAACTCATTATACATTTCTTCATCTCTAACGTATCCTGTAACTGTGTTCAGGTGATCGATAACTTCCTGAGAAGAAACTTTTCCTTGATTGTATTCTGATACTAGCTCATCATCTTCATAGATAAATTCTAGGCCTACAACGTCTGGAGAGGTTTCTTCTACAATCTCTGTTAGTGCAGGAAGCCCATCTCCTCTTGTCATGTGTCTCTCGCCAACAAGAATATTGTTATCATATTCTATCTCTTCTGAATCTTTCCAGCTGTATAGCTCTGATTCAAAGGCCTCTAGCATCTGAGCAGAATCATCTGTGTAACTTTCTTCCTGGCCTGAGAAAAGCCCTCCGGAAAGGCCGGTAAGTCCAGCGAGAGCTCCTTTAGCAAAATCTCTTCTCCCCAGTGAAAAACCACTCCTACTCATATGTTGTTACTGTTCAGTTACAGTTATATTGTTTTTGTGTGGTGGCAGAGATTTTTTTAAGAGTCGCCTGTGAAATCGGTTTCATGGGCCTTAAAGAAGTAGTTGAATCGGACGAAGAAGTAAACCATGAAGAATTCCTGCAGGAACTGAAAGATAAGAATGAAGAGCTAAACTTCATGAGAGAGATCGAGCAGGGAGAAACAAAGGAAGGCCCTCTGAATAATGTGCCGTTTGTTGTAAAAGACGCAATCTGTACGGAAGGAACAACAACTTCTGCAGGATCAAAAATACTAGAAAACTACACTCCGGTATTCGACGCAACAGTAGTGGAAAGACTGAAAGAGGCCGGAGCACGTTTCTACGGCAAAACAAACCAGGACGAGTTCGGATTCGGTACCTTCTCCACGAACTGCGCATTTGAAACACCGAGAAATCCTCACGATGAGGAAAGAGTGGTCGGAGGATCTTCAGGTGGAGCAGGAGCAATCGTTGCAGCAATGGACCAACCTCTAATCTCAATAGGAGAGTCCACAGGAGGATCCATCACAAATCCTGCAGCATACAACGGAGTAGTGGGAATCACACCAACATATGGAAGAGTATCAAGATACGGCCTTGTAGACTACGCAAACTCACTTGACAAAATAGGAGTTCTCGCAGAAACAGTATTTGGAGTAGCGAAAGGCCTGGAAGTAATAGCGGGAGAAGACGAAAGAGATCAGACAACATCAGAAAAAGAAGTACCAGAATACTCCACCAATCTTTCAGAGACAGAAGGAAAACTTGCAGTACCTGTACAGTACCTGGAACTTGAGGGAGTAGAGGAAGGAGTAATGGAGAACTTCAAGGCCTCCATCGAAGAACTTGAGGAAAAAGGATTTACAGTAGAAGAAGTTGACATGCCACTTCTCTCAGCAGATGTAGCTGTGCCAGCATACTACGTTCTCGCGATGAGCGAGGCCTCTACCAACCTGGCAAAAATGTCAGGAATCAGATACGGAATGGAAATGGATCCTGAGGACTTCGACGACTTCAATGAATACTTCTCAGAGGTCAGATCCGAAGGATTCGGTGAAGAGGCCAAGAGAAGAATTCTTCTTGGAACATATACACGCCAGGCAGGATACAGAGATGAATACTACATTAAGGCCGCAAAGGTAAGGCAGAAGATCATCAACCAGTACCAGGAGATCTTTGAGGAATACGATGCAGTAATCAGTCCTTCAATGCCGAACATTGCTCCGAAGATTGAAGAGGCAGAATCCATGGCTCCGGAGGAAATCTATGCGATGGATACTCTCACCGTAGGCCCTAACCTGGCTGGTATGCCGATGATCTCAGTACCTAACGGAGAAAGCAAAGGAATGCCGACAGGCCTTCACATAGTAGGAGACCACTTTGAGGAGCAGAAAATACTGGATCTGGCCTATAACTATTCGAATTAAAATATTTTTCTCTTCAACTGAGGATTATGGCTACTGAAGAAGGGGGTTTTCAGAGTTCGGTAGATCAAATACTTGAGGAGAGTAAAGGCCGTGTAGTGGATGATGTTTCGGGAGAGCTCGAATCAAGTCTTGAACTTAACTCTGAAGGTTACGAGGGTCTTACTGAATATGCGGAAGAAGCTATCAGCGAAGTTGAATCAACAGAAAATCCATATGATATAGTTGGGCTTTCAAAGGATCTAAAGGAGAATGTAACAGATCTAGTTGCCTATGGAGAACTTTTCAGCCAGAAACTCGGGTTTCTCAGCGAATTTCAGGAAGAACTGGTTGATGAAGAAGATATAGAATATGCAGAGCAGTACCTCCAGGAAAATGAGCATCTTGAAGATACTAGAATTGATGCAGAAGATATTGCAACTGTAAAGGCCCTTAGAGATGGCAGACTTTACGATGAGCTCATGTCTATGGGCGATGAAAGGGAATGGGATACAGCTACGATTGGAGATTCCTTGCTATTTGACAACGTCAACGATGTGGCCGATGCAGTTATTGCAGATTACTACTTTAGAGGTGGAAAAGGCCTTAGAAGCACTATGG contains the following coding sequences:
- the gatC gene encoding Asp-tRNA(Asn)/Glu-tRNA(Gln) amidotransferase subunit GatC, translating into MVDVETVKKVAKNARIKLEEGEAEEFKEDFDNILEKFSSLDEVDTEDVEPAFHPVEVESKTRPDEKEETLDREEVFQNTDNEEEGFFKGPSA
- a CDS encoding metallophosphoesterase → MKIGIVSDTHDNIEKAEKAADFFEGRVEKVFHCGDMVAPFTAEVFDRDFEFYSVRGNNDGEWNLKQAVQKFGDFHNNMMEVEVDSLKIAVYHGTEEEIVNGLVEKDYDYVFRGHTHERKLEEKGDTVEVNPGGIKLPGQEEGFSVAVLYTEQQEIEFHLMEE
- a CDS encoding amidase family protein, giving the protein MGLKEVVESDEEVNHEEFLQELKDKNEELNFMREIEQGETKEGPLNNVPFVVKDAICTEGTTTSAGSKILENYTPVFDATVVERLKEAGARFYGKTNQDEFGFGTFSTNCAFETPRNPHDEERVVGGSSGGAGAIVAAMDQPLISIGESTGGSITNPAAYNGVVGITPTYGRVSRYGLVDYANSLDKIGVLAETVFGVAKGLEVIAGEDERDQTTSEKEVPEYSTNLSETEGKLAVPVQYLELEGVEEGVMENFKASIEELEEKGFTVEEVDMPLLSADVAVPAYYVLAMSEASTNLAKMSGIRYGMEMDPEDFDDFNEYFSEVRSEGFGEEAKRRILLGTYTRQAGYRDEYYIKAAKVRQKIINQYQEIFEEYDAVISPSMPNIAPKIEEAESMAPEEIYAMDTLTVGPNLAGMPMISVPNGESKGMPTGLHIVGDHFEEQKILDLAYNYSN